The following are from one region of the Aspergillus luchuensis IFO 4308 DNA, chromosome 4, nearly complete sequence genome:
- a CDS encoding uncharacterized protein (TransMembrane:1 (o28-55i)) — protein sequence MTPENIVSGGSHQASGPLAKSGYLSEQALILLIFLRQLVFHLMLQHLLHSLISIIRFYARSSRPRLNAGRSYTNTSRTATCINAAVLIYSATNYLSYAKRLEFRTAQRQLHEKGAFVRADGVVLDLTEADKNQRASIQKKAEKEAKQQAKPAKSDALKQRADTDHDTPTVPAKKRRIPAITTPVPTREPLNQTPSLPPSLPSQPIQTSYTPAHARL from the coding sequence ATGACTCCAGAGAACATAGTATCAGGTGGCAGTCATCAGGCCTCTGGCCCATTAGCAAAGAGCGGATATTTAAGCGAGCAGGCTTTGATCTTGCTAATCTTCCTCAGGCAGCTGGTATTCCATCTGATGCTGcaacacctcctccacagcctgATCAGTATAATACGATTCTACGCTCGTTCGAGTCGGCCACGCCTGAACGCAGGGAGAAGCTATACAAATACCTCAAGGACTGCTACCTGCATAAATGCTGCAGTACTGATCTACTCCGCCACGAACTACTTGAGCTACGCAAAAAGACTAGAGTTCCGCACTGCTCAACGTCAGCTGCATGAGAAAGGTGCATTCGTCCGGGCAGATGGCGTGGTTCTTGACCTCACAGAGGCAGATAAGAACCAACGTGCCTCTATACAAAAGAAGGCAGAAAAGGAAGCGAAACAGCAAGCAAAACCAGCAAAATCTGATGCTTTGAAGCAACGGGCGGATACAGATCACGATACGCCTACAGTGCCTGCAAAAAAGCGTCGTATTCCTGCAATCACTACACCTGTTCCAACGCGTGAGCCGCTTAACCAAACACCTAGTCTGCCACCTAGTCTGCCAAGTCAACCTATACAGACATCCTACACACCTGCTCACGCCCGTCTCTAG
- a CDS encoding uncharacterized protein (COG:S;~EggNog:ENOG410PQJN), with product MAQSVELTHATPTHIPSIAEPLAPYIKSRQDALLIRQALTIYLRSHIEFAKNNNEHPECHSQSHLSLSVPHEAVVDVKRLPSELTGLRRQYLEALQSNVAARREYQSVVEKLTSVGHERSKPRAENSTVDSSAELQEYLRLLRDRRRHAKLQVFEHYIKELKQRDTPKPADLEDSGIHYQQLAPPPEIEVTRHGSTTGLTVEEQLHNLEKAVIRAKAQLEREKGLLEELQAQQAPVEAQDIPHAVQGVALQRTRNELVRWVEEKLVSAGNNENRSASRDFHSEDMDESVRLLGEKKAHIAQQYAAYADARKRLLDAASRACQPVTLPAAKPSSRPTSLVQGKNASEGTQSLDALGVLTFASDVLQPLARSQRALALQKFYLSGMLAKEKATTLRILSRLRDESHLLPEYPTLARQPRFKHATATLASHQATSTESTKPDQLVDLAEAWASASDAAGMAEQEYVEYRLEEGIETAQDAQQALEDAYRILNQNLEDTLRDRQGESGEDSMWPSGARLTRSRAKMQQSQQPAKGPWSGLHGQVAVGREDDL from the coding sequence ATGGCGCAGTCTGTTGAGTTGACTCACGCAACACCCACCCACATCCCCTCAATCGCCGAACCTCTGGCACCTTACATCAAAAGCCGCCAGGATGCCCTGCTGATTCGGCAAGCTTTGACCATATATCTTCGCTCCCATATCGAGTTCGCAAAAAATAATAACGAGCACCCAGAATGCCACAGTCAATCCCATCTGTCGTTATCAGTGCCTCACGAAGCAGTGGTCGATGTCAAGCGGCTTCCATCAGAGTTGACAGGGTTGCGAAGACAGTACCTAGAAGCGCTCCAGTCGAATGTGGCTGCAAGGAGGGAATATCAGTCAGTTGTGGAGAAGTTGACTTCTGTGGGCCATGAAAGGAGCAAACCACGGGCGGAAAATTCAACAGTGGATTCGTCTGCGGAGTTACAGGAGTACCTGCGGCTTCTCCGTGACCGGCGTCGACATGCGAAGCTTCAGGTTTTTGAACACTACATCAAAGAGCTCAAACAACGTGATACGCCCAAACCAGCGGATTTAGAGGATAGTGGGATTCATTATCAGCAGcttgcaccaccaccagaaaTCGAAGTTACCCGACATGGCTCTACCACCGGGCTTACCGTCGAAGAGCAGCTGCATAACCTGGAGAAAGCCGTTATCCGCGCCAAGGCTCagctggagagagagaaagggttGTTAGAAGAACTTCAGGCGCAGCAAGCGCCCGTAGAGGCCCAAGATATTCCACACGCAGTTCAGGGCGTGGCGTTACAGCGAACTCGTAATGAGTTGGTGCgttgggtggaggagaaattAGTGAGTGCTGGAAACAACGAGAACCGTTCGGCCTCTCGAGATTTTCATTCGGAGGACATGGATGAGTCTGTGCGTCTgcttggagagaagaaagcgcATATTGCACAACAATACGCTGCATATGCGGATGCTCGCAAGCGTCTGCTTGATGCGGCCTCCAGAGCTTGCCAACCAGTTACTCTCCCGGCGGCAAAGCCCTCATCACGGCCTACTAGCTTGGTGCAGGGGAAGAATGCATCAGAGGGCACACAATCTCTGGATGCTTTGGGAGTCCTTACTTTTGCCAGCGATGTCCTTCAGCCGTTGGCCAGGAGCCAGCGCGCATTGGCACTACAGAAATTCTACCTGTCGGGTATGCTtgcgaaagaaaaagccacCACCCTTCGCATTCTGAGCAGGCTGCGAGATGAAAGCCACCTTCTCCCAGAGTACCCAACTCTGGCACGCCAGCCACGGTTCAAACATGCGACAGCAACTCTAGCTTCGCACCAGGCCACGAGTACGGAGTCCACCAAGCCAGACCAACTTGTTGACCTGGCCGAGGCATGGGCATCTGCTTCAGATGCAGCAGGCATGGCTGAACAAGAATACGTCGAGTACCGACTGGAGGAAGGGATAGAGACAGCGCAGGATGCGCAACAGGCGCTGGAAGATGCCTATAGAATACTTAACCAGAACCTGGAGGATACCTTACGTGACCGGCAGGGCGAATCGGGCGAGGACAGCATGTGGCCGTCGGGGGCACGATTGACTCGGTCAAGGGCCAAAATGCAGCAGAGCCAACAGCCAGCGAAGGGTCCATGGAGTGGACTCCATGGTCAAGTGGCtgttggaagagaagatgatctaTGA